The Nitratidesulfovibrio sp. DNA segment GCACGGCGGCGGGCATGTCGTTCAGCAACGCAGGCCTCGGCATCGGCCATTCGTTGGCCCATTCGCTGGGGGGCATGTTCGACGTGCTGCACGGCCTGGTGCACCCGGTGCTGCTGCCGCACGTGATGCGCTACAACCTGCCGGTGAGCGTGGACCGGCTGGCTGCCATCGGGCGCATCGTGGTGGGGCCGCGCGTGGCCAGCGCGGAAAGCATCGCCCGAGCGGGCATAGACCGGCTGGGCGAATTCTTTGCCGGGCTGGGCGTGCCGGTGCGGCTGGGGCAACTGCTGCCCGACAGGTCCGCGCTGGAAACCATTGCCCGTACGGCGGTTCCCGATGCCTGCACCCTGACCAATCCGCGCGCGGTCACCTGGCAGGACCTGCTGACCATCTGCGAAGAGGCGTGGTGACATGGCCCAGGGAACCAGCCTAGACGATCTTATCGGCATAGAGCACAGCAAGCTGGGCTTCTTTCAGGAACTGCGCCAGACCATCGTGCAGTTGAAGGCGGCGCACCGGGAGTCGGAGCGCAACCGCCTGGAGATAGAGGCCATCCTGGACGGCATCACCGACCTGATGATGGTGCTTTCCAAGGATTTGCGCATCATTGCCGTGAACCACGTGTTCTACGACATCCTGGGCGTGCGCGAACCGGAGGGGCGCTACTGCTACGAGATATTCCGCCAGCAGGACCACCCTTGCCCGGAATGCCCGGCGCACCGCTCGTTCGTTACCGACGAGGTATGCCGCGAGACGTCCATCTTCCGCATCAATGGCCGCAAGTTGCAGTTCGAGATGGTGGCCTCGCCCATCAAGGACCCGGCCACGCAGGATCGCCAGATTCTCATCTTCAAGCGCGACGTGACCCTGGAAAAGGAATTCCAGGCCAAGTTCCACCAGGCCGAGAAAATGGCCACGGTGGGCATGCTGGCGGCCGGGGTAGCGCACGAGGTGAACAACCCGCTCACGGCCATTCACGGCTTTGCCGAGGGCATCCTGCGCCGGGTGGAGCGTTTGCGCGGCACGGTGGACCCGGAGATGCACGCCGACCTTGCGGACTACGCCGGGACCATTCTTGGTGAATGTGGCCGCTGCCAGGAGATCGTGCATTCGCTGCTGACCTTCAGCAGGCCGCATTCCTCGGAATTCTCGCCCGTCAACCTGAACGTGGTTGTGGGCGACACCCTGAAGCTGCTGCACAACCACCTGAAGCAACCCAAGTACCGCCGCGTGCGCATTGACGCCCGGCTGTGCCCCACGGCCCCGGTGGTGCTGGGGTGCGAGGCGCAGTTGAAGCAGGTGATGCTGAACCTGCTGGTGAACGCACTGGATGCCTTTGACGGGCCTGCCGGGGGGGATGGCAAGGGCCAGGCCAGTTCCCCGAAAGGGGACGCGGGCAGTGCGGATGGTGGTGCGGCAGGCGGTGCCGAAGAACTCCCCACCGTGAACGGGGGGAGGGCGCGCAACAGCGTCGAGGCGGTCATCACTGTCACCCCGTTCCGGGACGGACGCCACGCGGGATTTTCCGTACGTGATACGGGCAGCGGCATTCCGCCGGAACATCTTGATTCGCTGTTCGAGCCGTTCTTCACCACCAAGCCGGTGGGCCGGGGCATCGGCATCGGGCTGTCCACCTGCTATACCATCGTCACGGAACACGGTGGCGACATCCGCGTGGAAAGCCGGGTCGGCGAAGGCTCCACGTTCACCGTCACGCTGCCGCTTCCGCCGGAGTAACCGCCGTGCGCACCACCTACACCGTGCTGGCCGTGGACGATGAACCGTCCATCGGCAAGCTGCTGGAAAAGGAACTTTCCACCCCCACCCGTACCGTGCACGTGGCCACCAGCGCCCGGCAGGCGCGC contains these protein-coding regions:
- a CDS encoding ATP-binding protein, which encodes MAQGTSLDDLIGIEHSKLGFFQELRQTIVQLKAAHRESERNRLEIEAILDGITDLMMVLSKDLRIIAVNHVFYDILGVREPEGRYCYEIFRQQDHPCPECPAHRSFVTDEVCRETSIFRINGRKLQFEMVASPIKDPATQDRQILIFKRDVTLEKEFQAKFHQAEKMATVGMLAAGVAHEVNNPLTAIHGFAEGILRRVERLRGTVDPEMHADLADYAGTILGECGRCQEIVHSLLTFSRPHSSEFSPVNLNVVVGDTLKLLHNHLKQPKYRRVRIDARLCPTAPVVLGCEAQLKQVMLNLLVNALDAFDGPAGGDGKGQASSPKGDAGSADGGAAGGAEELPTVNGGRARNSVEAVITVTPFRDGRHAGFSVRDTGSGIPPEHLDSLFEPFFTTKPVGRGIGIGLSTCYTIVTEHGGDIRVESRVGEGSTFTVTLPLPPE